In Paraflavitalea devenefica, a single window of DNA contains:
- a CDS encoding glycoside hydrolase family 2 protein → MFSYRFQLLLLCVLSMHVTAQNRYELNTGWQYAPVTSVKETGTELSATSYTLTGWKPAIVPGTVLTTMLHHKQVPDPFFGMNNEQIPDIYNTGREYYTWWFVKDFKEAYPTGAQQVSLQFRGVNYGCDVFLNGHKLNEVTHKSMFLRQSYNITRYLNKNGNNRLAVIVYPPDPVGNPNGGQGGDGRIAKNVSHQYVAGWDWIQPIRDRNTGIWDKVYIEKTGSVNLKNPHIITLVPGIRKPDGLQQPATIKMTAELENTANKAVQGVLQYKLNGQIITKPVTLPANSTTTVVLPNAILKNPRLWWPAGYGRQELYTTEMQFLQNGKATDKESLTFGVREIKRAWNTTTLSSQFHVNGQKIFIKGGNWIISDAMLRFTDERYDAEVRYHRDMNLNLIRIWGGALLERPEFYKACDKYGMLVFQDFWMSGDCNGRWVDPKKAEDQQTRRKYPDDHDLFLRSVADGIKLIRNHPSLAIWCGGNEITPPDDILAAMRDSLLPQLDGTRIFFDYSNSDSMSMNILKGGGDGPYEIQPTDTFWKFRTYPFNSEVGSVGTGDYESLKRFIPLENMASPVYTPPAAGEIRGKEQADSVWEYHKYIGYKDYINRYGPVKDVQDWTRKAQLINYDQYRALMEGFSAHMWDWYTGVIIWKTQNPWTAMRGQMYDYYLDPNACLYGLRTGGRSMHVMYNPVQGTVMTVNHRDKPVTNGYIHIEALDMNGKRLWQGGKLVTLDAAAVNTFMNIKDTVDKLRAAKGIFLSITLSTTAKTTLSHNIYWLPNANGQYTGLNELKPTSLAAETKVEAPGRMTIELINDSDQIAFFNRLSLLHPQTKERILPAFYSDNYITVLPHARKAVSVEWNDKLLTPLVSVEGWNVTEKIYPFK, encoded by the coding sequence ATGTTCTCATACCGCTTTCAATTACTCCTGTTATGCGTCTTAAGCATGCATGTCACAGCCCAGAATCGCTATGAACTGAACACCGGCTGGCAATATGCTCCGGTAACCTCAGTTAAAGAAACAGGTACTGAGCTATCTGCAACTTCCTACACGTTAACAGGATGGAAACCGGCCATCGTGCCGGGCACGGTACTTACGACCATGCTGCACCACAAGCAGGTGCCCGATCCCTTCTTTGGCATGAACAATGAGCAGATTCCGGACATCTACAACACAGGCCGTGAGTACTATACCTGGTGGTTCGTGAAGGATTTTAAGGAAGCATACCCTACAGGCGCACAGCAGGTATCGTTACAGTTCCGCGGTGTAAACTATGGCTGCGATGTATTCCTCAATGGCCATAAGCTCAACGAGGTGACCCATAAAAGCATGTTCCTGCGTCAGTCATACAACATCACCCGCTACCTTAATAAAAACGGTAACAACCGGCTGGCTGTAATTGTCTATCCGCCCGATCCGGTAGGTAACCCCAATGGCGGGCAGGGTGGCGATGGCCGCATTGCCAAAAACGTGTCGCACCAGTATGTAGCAGGGTGGGACTGGATACAACCCATCCGCGACCGCAATACCGGTATATGGGACAAAGTATACATTGAAAAGACCGGCAGTGTCAACCTGAAAAATCCACATATCATAACATTGGTACCAGGCATCAGGAAGCCGGATGGCCTACAGCAACCGGCCACTATAAAGATGACAGCCGAATTGGAGAATACTGCCAACAAGGCTGTGCAGGGTGTACTGCAATATAAACTGAATGGACAAATAATTACGAAGCCTGTTACGTTGCCCGCCAACAGTACTACTACTGTTGTTTTGCCCAATGCAATACTTAAAAATCCACGGCTGTGGTGGCCGGCAGGTTATGGCAGGCAGGAGTTGTACACTACCGAAATGCAATTCCTCCAAAATGGAAAAGCTACCGACAAAGAATCATTGACCTTTGGAGTGCGTGAAATAAAACGTGCCTGGAATACAACTACCCTAAGCAGTCAGTTCCATGTCAACGGGCAAAAGATCTTTATCAAAGGCGGCAACTGGATCATTTCCGATGCGATGCTGCGCTTTACCGATGAGCGGTATGATGCGGAAGTACGCTATCACCGGGATATGAACCTTAACCTTATCCGTATCTGGGGAGGCGCCTTGTTGGAACGGCCGGAGTTTTATAAAGCCTGTGATAAATACGGTATGCTGGTATTTCAGGACTTCTGGATGTCGGGCGATTGTAATGGCCGCTGGGTAGATCCTAAAAAAGCAGAAGATCAGCAAACAAGGCGCAAATACCCCGATGACCATGATCTCTTCCTCCGTTCGGTAGCAGATGGCATCAAACTCATTCGCAACCATCCTTCCCTCGCTATCTGGTGCGGCGGTAATGAAATAACACCGCCGGATGATATACTGGCTGCCATGCGGGATTCCCTCTTGCCCCAACTGGATGGCACGCGGATATTCTTTGATTACTCCAATTCCGACAGCATGTCTATGAACATACTGAAAGGAGGTGGCGATGGCCCTTATGAAATACAGCCTACCGATACCTTCTGGAAATTCCGTACCTATCCTTTTAATTCAGAAGTAGGTTCAGTAGGTACGGGTGATTATGAATCGCTGAAGCGCTTCATACCATTGGAGAATATGGCTTCCCCTGTATATACGCCTCCTGCTGCCGGTGAAATACGAGGGAAGGAACAGGCAGACTCTGTATGGGAATACCACAAATACATTGGCTATAAAGATTACATCAACCGATACGGTCCTGTAAAAGATGTACAGGACTGGACCCGAAAAGCGCAACTCATCAACTACGATCAGTACCGCGCATTAATGGAGGGCTTCAGCGCCCACATGTGGGATTGGTATACTGGTGTCATCATCTGGAAAACACAGAATCCCTGGACAGCCATGCGCGGGCAGATGTATGATTATTACCTCGATCCCAATGCCTGTCTCTATGGCCTGCGCACCGGTGGCAGAAGCATGCATGTAATGTACAACCCGGTGCAGGGAACGGTAATGACGGTCAACCACCGGGATAAACCGGTTACCAATGGCTACATTCACATAGAGGCCCTGGATATGAATGGTAAACGCCTGTGGCAGGGAGGTAAATTGGTTACACTGGATGCTGCTGCGGTCAATACATTCATGAACATCAAAGATACCGTTGATAAACTGCGCGCAGCAAAAGGTATCTTTCTGTCCATAACACTCAGCACCACTGCTAAAACCACTCTCAGTCATAACATTTATTGGCTGCCCAATGCCAATGGGCAATATACCGGCCTGAACGAGCTGAAACCAACATCCCTGGCTGCTGAAACAAAAGTAGAAGCACCGGGCAGAATGACCATAGAACTAATCAATGATAGTGATCAGATAGCCTTCTTTAACCGCCTGTCATTACTGCATCCGCAAACAAAAGAACGTATCCTGCCTGCTTTCTACAGTGATAACTACATTACGGTGCTGCCCCATGCGAGAAAGGCCGTATCTGTCGAATGGAACGACAAATTACTGACTCCGCTGGTAAGTGTGGAAGGATGGAATGTGACTGAAAAAATATACCCTTTTAAATGA
- a CDS encoding alpha-L-fucosidase, whose translation MRICLYFLLLMVLFIDTAIAQQGVHPQSATYEWPTDTLVRAKLDKWQDQKFGMIIHWGLYAVPGILESWTICSEDWIDRDSNMAYDDYKKWYWGLKKDFNPVNFNPEQWAAAGKAAGMRYLVFTTKHHDGFCMFDTKQTDFKISNGPFANNPRADVAKYVFDAFRKEGYMIGAYFSKPDWHTEYYWWPKYATANRNNNYDIHKYPWRWNKYKEFTYNQISELMNNYGAMDILWLDGGWVRPRETVNAEVLSWGAPIPEWSQDIDMPKIAAMARRSQPGLLMVDRTVHGPYENYQTPEQRIPDKQLPNPWESCMTLANNWGFVPNDQFKSPAKVIHALIEIVAKGGSLLLGIGPQADGTLPTEATERLAAIGQWMNVNGAAIYNTRTIANYQQGNIFFTRSKDAGTVYALARIKEGEALPAVIEWKGNLPKKGTKIKLLQTGQTLKWVSEGESVKVTLPAALLKTKETYPALAFAFTPAQ comes from the coding sequence ATGCGTATTTGTTTATACTTTCTGTTACTGATGGTATTATTTATTGATACCGCTATCGCCCAACAAGGCGTTCATCCCCAATCTGCTACCTATGAATGGCCCACCGATACATTGGTGCGGGCTAAACTGGACAAGTGGCAGGACCAGAAATTTGGTATGATCATCCACTGGGGATTGTATGCCGTGCCGGGTATCCTGGAGTCCTGGACGATCTGTTCGGAGGATTGGATTGACCGTGACAGCAATATGGCGTATGATGATTACAAGAAATGGTATTGGGGACTAAAGAAAGATTTCAACCCCGTTAACTTTAATCCGGAGCAGTGGGCTGCCGCCGGCAAAGCAGCCGGTATGCGTTACCTGGTATTTACCACCAAGCACCATGACGGCTTTTGTATGTTCGATACCAAACAAACCGACTTCAAAATATCCAATGGACCTTTTGCCAATAACCCCAGAGCTGATGTGGCAAAGTATGTCTTTGATGCTTTCCGCAAAGAGGGATATATGATCGGCGCTTACTTCTCCAAGCCCGACTGGCATACAGAATACTACTGGTGGCCCAAATACGCCACGGCCAACCGCAACAACAACTATGACATCCACAAATATCCCTGGCGCTGGAATAAGTACAAAGAGTTTACCTATAATCAGATCAGTGAACTGATGAACAACTATGGCGCTATGGACATCCTGTGGCTGGATGGCGGCTGGGTACGTCCGCGGGAAACCGTCAATGCCGAAGTACTTTCCTGGGGGGCGCCTATTCCTGAATGGAGCCAGGATATTGATATGCCCAAAATAGCCGCCATGGCCCGGCGCAGTCAGCCCGGATTATTGATGGTAGACCGTACCGTACATGGTCCTTATGAAAATTATCAAACGCCTGAACAACGCATTCCGGATAAACAATTGCCCAATCCCTGGGAAAGCTGTATGACGCTGGCCAACAACTGGGGCTTTGTACCCAATGATCAATTCAAATCACCTGCCAAGGTCATTCATGCACTCATTGAAATTGTAGCCAAAGGGGGTAGTCTACTGTTGGGTATTGGCCCCCAAGCAGATGGCACCTTGCCAACCGAAGCAACAGAACGGCTGGCGGCTATTGGCCAATGGATGAACGTGAACGGCGCAGCCATCTACAATACCCGTACCATTGCCAACTACCAGCAGGGGAATATCTTCTTTACCCGCAGTAAAGATGCCGGCACCGTTTATGCATTGGCCCGTATAAAAGAAGGCGAAGCTTTGCCCGCTGTAATAGAATGGAAAGGTAACCTGCCTAAAAAAGGCACAAAGATAAAATTGCTGCAAACCGGGCAAACCCTAAAATGGGTAAGTGAAGGAGAATCGGTAAAAGTAACACTCCCTGCTGCTTTACTGAAAACCAAAGAAACCTATCCGGCTTTGGCCTTTGCCTTTACACCGGCGCAGTAA
- a CDS encoding NAD(P)-dependent alcohol dehydrogenase, producing the protein MVAAVYRKYGPPEVVQLEEVEKPVPKDNEVLIKVHATTVNRTDCAFRSAELFINRLFSGLSGPKKKILGSEFAGEIAAIGKDVQSLKPGDKVFGFNVKFGAHAEYMVMAEDGALTTIPYGITYQEAAPITEGACYAWCDIKAAKIKSGQKILINGATGAIGSAAVQLVKYLGAEVVAVCNTSNIQLVKSLGADEVIDYTKQDFTKINQLFDVVFDAVGKSSFGKCKPLLKKGGIYMSTELGYMSQNIFLALITPLLGGKKVLFPIPAIRQKDVIFLKELVEAKKYKPVIDRHYTLDQIVEAYQYVETGQKRGNVVII; encoded by the coding sequence ATGGTAGCAGCGGTTTACAGAAAATATGGCCCACCAGAAGTCGTTCAATTGGAAGAGGTAGAAAAGCCTGTGCCCAAAGACAATGAAGTGCTTATAAAGGTTCATGCTACAACAGTAAACCGTACTGACTGTGCTTTTCGAAGTGCCGAATTGTTCATCAACAGGCTCTTCAGTGGATTGTCCGGACCTAAAAAGAAAATATTGGGGAGCGAATTTGCCGGGGAGATTGCAGCTATTGGCAAAGACGTACAATCATTGAAACCGGGCGACAAGGTATTTGGGTTTAACGTCAAATTCGGGGCACATGCTGAGTATATGGTGATGGCGGAGGATGGTGCATTAACAACAATACCATACGGCATCACCTACCAGGAAGCTGCTCCAATCACAGAAGGTGCATGTTATGCCTGGTGCGATATAAAAGCTGCGAAAATAAAGAGCGGACAAAAGATCTTAATTAATGGAGCAACGGGAGCTATCGGATCGGCGGCGGTGCAACTTGTAAAGTACCTGGGAGCAGAAGTTGTTGCCGTTTGCAATACTTCCAATATACAACTGGTAAAATCACTGGGGGCTGATGAAGTAATTGATTATACCAAACAAGACTTCACAAAGATCAATCAATTATTTGACGTGGTGTTTGATGCTGTAGGCAAAAGTTCATTTGGCAAATGCAAACCACTCCTGAAGAAAGGCGGTATTTATATGTCTACTGAACTTGGCTACATGTCTCAGAATATTTTCCTGGCACTTATTACCCCACTGCTGGGAGGTAAAAAAGTATTATTCCCCATTCCGGCAATCAGGCAAAAAGATGTTATCTTTTTAAAAGAACTGGTAGAGGCCAAAAAATACAAGCCGGTTATTGACAGG